From a single Cyclobacterium marinum DSM 745 genomic region:
- a CDS encoding phosphoglycerate kinase gives MNNRIKTVDNVDFSGKKALVRVDFNVPLDDQHTITDNTRIVSAVPTIKKILNDGGSVVLMSHLGRPKSGPEDKFSLRHLITELNKELEVSVKFAKDCIGTEATQLSTSLNPGEVLLLENLRFHKEETKGDKDFAKKLAQHGDIYVNDAFGTAHRAHASTAIVAEFFNDKVAGYLMQAELENAEKVLGSPERPFTAIMGGAKISDKILLIDKLLDKVDNLIIGGGMSYTFAKAQGGTIGDSLLEEDKMPLALELLEKAKQKNVNLILPDDAVTSTDFANDAEQSTAKKGQIPDGWMGLDIGPETRVKFAEILKDSKTILWNGPMGVFEMSSFEKGTKAVAEAVVAATENGSFTLIGGGDSAAAVNKFGFGEKVSFVSTGGGALLELMEGKVLPGVKALEP, from the coding sequence ATGAACAATCGAATCAAAACAGTAGATAACGTTGATTTCAGTGGAAAAAAGGCACTTGTAAGGGTGGATTTTAACGTTCCTTTGGATGATCAGCATACCATTACAGACAATACGAGGATCGTTTCTGCAGTTCCGACCATAAAGAAAATCCTTAATGATGGTGGATCTGTAGTCCTAATGTCTCACCTCGGAAGGCCCAAATCAGGTCCGGAGGATAAGTTTTCTCTTAGGCACCTTATCACCGAATTGAACAAAGAACTTGAAGTATCGGTGAAATTTGCCAAAGACTGTATTGGAACTGAAGCGACTCAGCTGTCTACAAGTCTTAATCCGGGAGAAGTTTTACTATTGGAAAACTTAAGGTTTCACAAAGAAGAGACGAAAGGTGACAAGGACTTTGCAAAAAAATTAGCTCAACACGGGGATATTTATGTAAATGATGCTTTCGGTACTGCCCACAGGGCACATGCCTCTACAGCAATAGTCGCTGAGTTTTTTAATGACAAAGTTGCCGGATATCTTATGCAGGCAGAACTTGAAAACGCAGAGAAAGTTTTGGGGTCCCCAGAAAGACCATTTACAGCCATTATGGGTGGTGCAAAAATTTCCGATAAAATATTGCTCATAGACAAGTTGTTAGACAAGGTCGATAACTTGATTATTGGTGGTGGGATGTCTTATACTTTTGCCAAAGCACAAGGAGGAACCATTGGCGACTCATTGCTTGAAGAAGATAAGATGCCTCTTGCATTGGAGCTTTTGGAAAAGGCCAAGCAAAAAAATGTGAACCTTATCCTACCTGATGATGCTGTTACTAGTACCGACTTTGCAAATGATGCAGAACAAAGCACAGCTAAAAAAGGACAAATCCCTGATGGTTGGATGGGATTGGATATTGGTCCTGAAACGAGGGTGAAATTTGCAGAAATTCTGAAAGACTCGAAGACAATTCTGTGGAATGGGCCTATGGGAGTTTTTGAAATGAGTAGTTTTGAAAAAGGTACCAAAGCAGTAGCAGAAGCTGTTGTGGCAGCTACTGAAAATGGATCTTTTACTCTAATTGGTGGTGGAGATTCAGCTGCTGCTGTTAATAAGTTTGGTTTTGGTGAAAAAGTTTCCTTTGTATCTACCGGTGGAGGTGCATTGTTAGAGTTGATGGAAGGAAAAGTTTTACCAGGTGTAAAAGCTTTAGAACCATAA
- the gldG gene encoding gliding motility-associated ABC transporter substrate-binding protein GldG, giving the protein MNRKYSALLFGILTISLIWFLVINLDNWWSFRLDMTEEGKYSIGQATLDVLEDMDGPLEVDILLMGDLPPGMKRFQRNIEQILKTFRSYSPEEISINYVDPLAVATDSSEQYIIKLAEYGINPTNLHSNRNGTQATQLIFPGIVLRSPSKETGVLLLKGELGMRPEETLNLSIENLEFEIGQAIKRLYTINKRAIGVIIGQGEMEEDEGYGMVEALNEDFEVYKVPFEQAKSVADLLTFEVLIVAGPKEAYGEREKYLLDQFLMYGGNILFMMDQMAINLEEAGGKGTLAMPFDSGIDDLLFRYGVRINKDLIKDLNFGYYPVVSGEFGNQPQIVPLPWPFYVQAGKMASHPITKGLDLVQFRFVSSIDTVKADQVKKTPLIFSSNYSRRESAPVRVAFKDMSKEPDIKTFNSGSLPLAYLLEGKFTSFFKNRFVPDEFDKSKFLPESNGGKILVAGDADVFKSWVSPQDKIPLPLGNNPFSENLTANRTFLQNTVNYMVYPEGIIASKNKEFEIRPLNKVKIKQQRSMWQVINVVLPVLLVVFIGWFKQYLRKRKYSK; this is encoded by the coding sequence ATGAATAGAAAATACAGCGCTTTACTTTTCGGAATCCTAACCATATCATTGATTTGGTTTTTGGTCATCAATTTGGATAATTGGTGGTCTTTTAGACTCGATATGACCGAAGAGGGGAAATATAGCATTGGTCAAGCAACCTTAGATGTGTTGGAAGACATGGATGGGCCATTGGAGGTTGATATTTTATTGATGGGAGATCTACCTCCTGGAATGAAGCGATTTCAAAGGAATATAGAGCAAATCCTAAAAACTTTTCGCTCGTACAGCCCCGAGGAAATTAGTATTAATTATGTGGATCCTTTAGCTGTTGCAACCGATAGTAGTGAACAGTATATTATCAAATTGGCAGAGTATGGCATTAATCCTACCAATTTACATTCCAACCGAAATGGAACACAAGCTACACAACTGATTTTTCCGGGGATTGTATTAAGGTCTCCGTCCAAAGAAACCGGGGTTTTACTGCTGAAGGGCGAATTGGGGATGCGACCTGAGGAAACCTTAAACTTGTCTATTGAAAATTTAGAATTTGAAATTGGACAAGCTATCAAAAGGTTATATACCATAAATAAGAGGGCTATTGGTGTAATAATTGGCCAGGGAGAAATGGAAGAAGATGAAGGTTATGGCATGGTGGAAGCTCTCAATGAAGATTTCGAAGTTTATAAAGTTCCTTTTGAGCAAGCCAAAAGCGTGGCGGACCTTTTGACATTTGAGGTGTTGATTGTGGCCGGTCCTAAAGAAGCCTATGGAGAAAGAGAGAAATATTTATTGGATCAATTTCTCATGTATGGTGGCAATATCCTTTTTATGATGGACCAAATGGCCATAAATCTTGAAGAAGCAGGAGGAAAAGGAACATTGGCCATGCCTTTTGACTCGGGAATTGATGACTTGCTTTTTCGATATGGAGTACGTATTAACAAGGATTTAATTAAGGATTTGAATTTTGGTTATTATCCCGTAGTCTCAGGTGAGTTTGGCAATCAACCACAAATAGTTCCTTTGCCATGGCCATTTTATGTGCAAGCGGGAAAGATGGCAAGCCATCCGATCACCAAAGGCTTAGATTTGGTACAGTTTCGCTTTGTAAGTTCTATTGATACCGTAAAAGCCGATCAGGTAAAAAAGACACCTTTAATTTTTTCCAGCAATTATAGCCGAAGAGAAAGTGCCCCGGTAAGGGTGGCTTTTAAAGATATGTCTAAAGAACCTGACATAAAAACATTCAACAGCGGTAGTTTACCCTTGGCTTACCTTTTGGAAGGTAAATTTACTTCCTTTTTTAAAAACCGTTTTGTGCCCGATGAATTTGATAAAAGCAAATTCTTGCCCGAAAGCAACGGAGGTAAGATTCTGGTAGCAGGTGATGCGGATGTATTTAAAAGTTGGGTAAGTCCTCAGGATAAAATACCTCTGCCTTTAGGGAATAACCCTTTCTCCGAAAATTTAACTGCAAACAGAACATTTTTGCAAAATACGGTGAACTATATGGTTTACCCTGAGGGAATAATTGCCAGTAAAAATAAAGAGTTTGAAATACGTCCACTGAATAAAGTGAAAATTAAACAACAACGATCCATGTGGCAGGTGATAAATGTTGTTTTGCCGGTTTTGTTGGTGGTATTTATTGGATGGTTCAAACAATATCTTAGGAAGCGAAAATATTCAAAATGA
- a CDS encoding type 1 glutamine amidotransferase domain-containing protein, giving the protein MSKLKGKKIALITESGFEEVEFTSPKSALEEEGAFVEVISPNEGTIKSWDKVDWGKDFKVDKTLEEAKPEDYDAVLIPGGVLNPDKLRTNEDAVAFIKHFFSLGKPVASICHGPQVLIETGELAGRKMTSFPSIKRDIINAGAEWFDHECVCDQGLVTSRSPKDLEAFNKKIVEEIAEGKHEFQSSH; this is encoded by the coding sequence ATGAGTAAATTAAAAGGTAAAAAAATAGCTTTAATTACAGAGAGTGGATTTGAAGAGGTGGAGTTTACTTCCCCAAAATCAGCATTGGAGGAAGAAGGGGCTTTTGTGGAGGTAATTTCCCCAAATGAAGGAACCATTAAATCATGGGATAAGGTGGACTGGGGCAAAGATTTTAAAGTGGATAAGACTTTGGAAGAAGCCAAACCCGAAGATTATGATGCTGTATTGATTCCGGGAGGAGTTTTGAATCCGGATAAGCTACGTACCAATGAAGATGCCGTGGCATTTATTAAACATTTCTTCTCTTTAGGCAAGCCGGTGGCTTCCATTTGTCATGGCCCTCAAGTATTAATTGAAACAGGTGAGCTGGCAGGTAGGAAAATGACATCATTTCCTTCAATTAAGCGAGATATTATCAATGCCGGCGCGGAATGGTTTGATCACGAATGTGTATGTGATCAGGGACTGGTTACTTCACGGTCACCAAAAGATCTTGAAGCATTCAATAAAAAAATAGTAGAAGAAATAGCCGAAGGTAAACATGAGTTTCAAAGTTCACATTGA
- the gldA gene encoding gliding motility-associated ABC transporter ATP-binding subunit GldA — protein MSIEINHLSKSFGEQKVLNDISFQASPGQVLGFLGPNGAGKSTTMKIITGYLQADEGEALVNGISVKKHPIAVSKLIGYLPEHNPLYDEMYIPEFLSFIGGLYQMKKKQRLERVEMVMDQCGLTEERHKRIGNLSKGYRQRVGLAKSLVHDPEIIILDEPTTGLDPNQLVEIRQLIKAISKDKTLILSTHIMQEVEILCDKVVIIKKGKVVAQDALQSLKAKAGKSIVLLETEESIESEWLDGLTYNSVEIKQPGLMAFTCKDPKKLRAEIIELVQSRGLNLVSIRQEEKNLESVFQSLTQN, from the coding sequence ATGTCCATAGAAATTAATCATCTTTCAAAAAGTTTCGGGGAGCAAAAAGTGCTCAATGATATAAGCTTTCAAGCAAGCCCTGGTCAAGTTTTAGGGTTTTTGGGACCCAATGGTGCCGGCAAATCCACCACCATGAAAATCATTACCGGCTATTTACAAGCGGATGAAGGAGAAGCTCTGGTTAATGGGATTTCTGTTAAAAAACACCCTATAGCCGTGAGTAAATTAATTGGTTACCTCCCAGAACACAACCCCTTGTATGATGAAATGTATATTCCTGAGTTTTTATCTTTTATTGGTGGTCTTTACCAGATGAAGAAAAAACAACGATTGGAAAGGGTGGAGATGGTGATGGATCAGTGTGGGTTGACAGAAGAAAGACACAAAAGAATAGGAAATTTGTCCAAGGGGTATAGGCAAAGGGTAGGCTTGGCGAAAAGCCTTGTGCATGATCCGGAGATTATTATCCTAGACGAGCCTACCACAGGTCTGGATCCCAATCAATTGGTTGAAATAAGACAACTTATTAAAGCCATTAGTAAAGATAAAACATTGATTCTGAGTACCCATATCATGCAAGAAGTTGAGATTCTATGTGACAAAGTAGTGATTATTAAAAAGGGAAAAGTGGTGGCACAAGATGCCCTTCAAAGCCTTAAAGCCAAAGCAGGAAAATCCATCGTTCTATTAGAAACAGAGGAAAGCATTGAAAGTGAATGGCTCGATGGGCTTACCTATAATAGTGTAGAAATAAAACAGCCCGGCCTTATGGCTTTCACTTGTAAAGACCCTAAAAAATTGAGAGCCGAAATCATTGAATTGGTGCAAAGCCGGGGACTTAATCTAGTGAGCATTCGACAAGAAGAGAAGAACCTGGAATCCGTTTTTCAAAGCTTAACCCAAAATTAG
- the gldF gene encoding gliding motility-associated ABC transporter permease subunit GldF, whose protein sequence is MLSLFKKEVNAFFSNLSAYLITAVFLVSLGLIVWVFPGTSVLDYGYADLEPLFSYTPFVFIFLLPAITMRMVAEEKKSGTWELLKTSPLKNYQIVLAKYLAALVLLVFSLIPTLVYYFSIFQLGDTIGNIDSAGFFGAYIGLFLVGALFASVGLFSSSISSNQIVSFVIAVFLSFLLYGGIGALATLATGDQAVLLQGLGADFHYEQMGRGVIVSENIYYFIGMILTFLVCSWVMINKDE, encoded by the coding sequence ATGCTAAGTCTGTTTAAAAAAGAGGTCAATGCTTTTTTTAGTAATTTATCAGCCTATTTAATCACTGCTGTTTTCTTAGTTTCATTGGGTTTGATTGTATGGGTATTCCCCGGAACCAGTGTTTTAGATTATGGTTATGCAGACCTGGAACCTCTGTTTAGTTATACTCCATTTGTTTTTATATTTCTTTTGCCTGCAATTACAATGAGGATGGTTGCCGAAGAAAAGAAATCCGGAACTTGGGAATTACTAAAGACCTCCCCTCTTAAAAATTACCAGATAGTATTGGCCAAATACTTGGCTGCCTTAGTGCTTTTGGTTTTTTCTTTAATTCCAACCTTGGTTTATTATTTTAGCATTTTTCAGCTAGGTGATACCATTGGGAATATAGACAGTGCCGGATTTTTCGGAGCTTATATTGGTTTGTTTTTGGTGGGGGCTTTATTTGCTTCTGTGGGTTTGTTTAGTTCCTCCATTTCTTCCAATCAAATTGTTTCTTTCGTGATTGCTGTTTTTTTGTCTTTCTTGTTATACGGGGGGATTGGCGCTTTGGCCACCCTGGCCACGGGAGACCAGGCAGTATTGCTACAGGGACTGGGAGCAGACTTTCATTATGAACAAATGGGAAGAGGGGTAATCGTCTCAGAAAATATTTATTATTTCATTGGAATGATACTTACCTTTTTGGTATGTTCTTGGGTTATGATCAATAAAGATGAATAG
- a CDS encoding L-threonylcarbamoyladenylate synthase translates to MAEIGKDIKKSAALLTEGQLVAIPTETVYGLAGNALDENAVLQIFKAKNRPKFDPLIVHLPGIEQIHNYVEFIPDELKALAEAFWPGPLTLLLPKKSIIPDLVTSGLGKVGVRVPNHPLTRSLLDLVDFPLAAPSANPFGYISPTSASHVAHHLGDKLSYILDGGSCDVGLESTIVGMEQGQVIIYRLGGISVSEIEKLVGNVLILPQSSSNPQSPGMLKSHYAPRKPMVLGNLDELMQQYQNEKETLAVLSFKRFFPELKAANQIVLSESGDFDEAARNLFSAMRSLDDTAASIILAEELPEIHLGKAINDRLRRAAAK, encoded by the coding sequence ATGGCTGAGATTGGTAAAGACATTAAAAAATCGGCAGCATTATTGACCGAAGGGCAATTGGTGGCAATTCCCACAGAAACGGTTTATGGATTGGCAGGGAATGCTTTGGATGAAAATGCAGTTTTGCAAATCTTTAAAGCCAAAAATAGACCAAAATTTGATCCCTTAATTGTACATCTGCCGGGCATAGAACAAATACACAACTATGTTGAATTCATCCCCGACGAATTAAAGGCTTTGGCGGAGGCTTTTTGGCCAGGCCCTCTTACTTTATTGCTTCCTAAGAAGTCAATTATTCCTGACTTGGTCACTAGTGGTTTAGGTAAAGTTGGTGTAAGGGTGCCGAATCATCCCTTGACCCGAAGCTTATTGGATTTGGTCGATTTTCCACTGGCAGCCCCCAGTGCCAATCCTTTTGGTTACATCAGCCCTACAAGTGCCAGCCATGTGGCACATCACCTTGGCGACAAGCTATCTTATATTCTGGATGGAGGCTCATGTGATGTAGGCTTGGAAAGCACGATTGTAGGCATGGAACAAGGGCAAGTGATTATATACAGACTTGGAGGGATATCAGTCAGTGAAATAGAAAAGTTGGTAGGGAATGTATTGATATTACCCCAATCAAGTAGCAATCCGCAATCTCCAGGAATGCTAAAAAGTCATTATGCACCTAGAAAGCCAATGGTTTTGGGAAATTTAGATGAGCTGATGCAGCAATACCAAAATGAAAAAGAAACTCTAGCGGTGCTTTCTTTTAAACGGTTTTTTCCTGAATTAAAAGCAGCAAATCAAATAGTATTAAGTGAATCAGGTGATTTTGATGAAGCCGCAAGAAACCTGTTTTCTGCCATGCGTTCTTTGGATGATACCGCAGCCTCTATAATTTTAGCTGAGGAATTACCGGAAATACATTTGGGTAAAGCGATAAATGATCGGTTAAGAAGGGCTGCTGCCAAATAA
- a CDS encoding M23 family metallopeptidase codes for MSFKVHIDQKILGNQKIIKGLYTYFFFGKEAIKPLFQHPLWCVWLFVLFSACQAEKLFKNPIPYQNYLNTLNKSGLENYGIGQKWINNGKLRHASNLPTLQLPYNEMTYFDPSKAEAVFLQYGVKEGNNVIIKADVLTDSSTVYFIDVFKREVDKFTQLHYSEEQQKIEYTVTQDAEHVLRVQPELLGGGAVVLSIEISGSLAFPLPDMQSGQIASFWGDARSGGARKHEGVDVFAKRGTPVRAVVNGMVRRTGQNRLGGNVVWVNSGKYNYYYAHLDSQHVKAGNRVSIGDTLGTVGNTGNAITTAPHLHFGIYRRGKGAVDPFPFIQVAEKPKEIVLSDSVFLKDYGVFSVNNGNFRALPDLKSKVLGKHPKLTYFEILAKRGDWFRIQFPDESIGFAHQSIVDVSSPKTQAIELRPTDTLFEYFDRGLLPASNFVGQGKVLGYFKDMVHVQLNSGIKLWMKER; via the coding sequence ATGAGTTTCAAAGTTCACATTGATCAAAAAATATTAGGAAATCAAAAAATAATAAAAGGGCTTTATACGTATTTCTTTTTTGGAAAGGAGGCGATAAAGCCCCTTTTTCAACATCCCTTATGGTGTGTATGGTTATTTGTTTTGTTCAGTGCTTGCCAAGCAGAAAAACTTTTTAAAAACCCTATTCCCTATCAAAACTATCTCAACACCTTGAATAAATCGGGTTTAGAGAATTATGGAATCGGACAAAAGTGGATCAATAACGGAAAGCTGAGACATGCGTCTAATTTACCTACACTTCAATTACCTTACAATGAGATGACTTACTTTGACCCCTCAAAGGCGGAAGCTGTTTTTTTGCAATATGGGGTGAAAGAAGGAAATAATGTAATCATCAAGGCTGATGTTTTAACGGATTCCTCAACAGTGTATTTTATCGATGTGTTTAAAAGAGAGGTAGATAAATTCACTCAACTTCACTATTCAGAAGAACAGCAAAAAATTGAATATACCGTCACACAGGATGCTGAACATGTGCTAAGAGTTCAGCCTGAATTGCTTGGAGGAGGTGCCGTAGTCTTAAGTATTGAAATTTCCGGATCTCTTGCCTTTCCGTTACCGGATATGCAATCCGGTCAGATTGCCAGTTTTTGGGGAGATGCGAGAAGTGGTGGTGCTAGAAAGCATGAAGGGGTGGATGTGTTTGCCAAAAGAGGTACACCGGTAAGGGCTGTAGTAAACGGGATGGTAAGAAGAACCGGGCAAAACCGATTGGGAGGTAATGTCGTTTGGGTGAATTCAGGTAAGTACAATTATTATTATGCCCACTTAGATAGCCAGCACGTTAAGGCAGGGAATCGTGTAAGTATAGGTGATACTTTGGGTACAGTTGGCAATACCGGAAATGCCATTACTACTGCTCCACATTTGCATTTCGGAATATACCGAAGGGGAAAAGGTGCAGTTGACCCCTTCCCGTTTATTCAAGTTGCTGAGAAACCCAAAGAAATAGTTCTTTCTGACAGTGTATTTCTTAAAGATTATGGGGTTTTTTCTGTCAATAATGGAAATTTTCGTGCATTGCCAGATTTAAAGTCAAAAGTACTAGGGAAACATCCCAAGCTTACTTATTTCGAAATTTTAGCAAAGAGAGGAGATTGGTTTAGGATTCAATTTCCTGATGAATCAATTGGCTTTGCCCATCAATCTATAGTTGACGTCTCAAGTCCTAAAACCCAAGCAATAGAATTGCGTCCTACTGATACACTATTTGAATATTTTGATCGTGGATTACTTCCAGCATCTAACTTTGTTGGTCAAGGTAAGGTGCTTGGGTATTTCAAAGACATGGTTCATGTGCAATTAAATTCCGGGATAAAATTATGGATGAAGGAAAGATGA
- a CDS encoding tetratricopeptide repeat protein, whose amino-acid sequence MRKNIWSSFIVLFFLISCQPSSEELFEAGIVALDKQDFETAIGHLNRLVENDTSHAPAWNARGVIFFQTGKWDDAIDSFSRSIDLDESNYKPFFNRGNVYMEKEEYKMALVDYNRANGLDINQVDIYYNRGLALLGLEMYEDALIDFDKALHANPEQPQVLFNKAKAHLGNNDPLTAIATLEELTRIDKRNGAAFYLLGVTEMSALGKKEKGCEYLQTALSLGYTQAKDWIDEFCAE is encoded by the coding sequence ATGCGTAAAAATATATGGAGTAGCTTCATTGTTCTCTTTTTCCTGATTTCCTGTCAACCTTCTTCAGAGGAACTGTTTGAAGCCGGAATAGTGGCTTTGGATAAACAGGATTTTGAGACAGCAATCGGGCATTTAAATAGACTGGTGGAAAATGACACAAGCCATGCTCCGGCATGGAATGCCAGAGGGGTAATATTTTTCCAAACGGGAAAATGGGATGACGCCATAGATTCTTTTTCCCGATCCATTGACCTGGATGAAAGTAATTACAAACCCTTTTTTAACAGAGGGAATGTTTACATGGAAAAAGAGGAATATAAAATGGCTTTGGTTGATTATAATCGAGCAAATGGCCTTGATATTAATCAAGTGGACATTTATTATAACCGTGGCTTAGCCCTTTTGGGACTTGAAATGTATGAAGATGCTTTAATAGATTTCGACAAGGCACTGCATGCTAATCCGGAACAACCACAGGTTTTATTCAATAAAGCAAAAGCCCACTTGGGGAATAACGACCCATTAACAGCTATAGCTACTTTAGAAGAGTTGACCAGAATAGATAAGCGAAATGGTGCTGCTTTTTACCTTTTAGGGGTAACAGAAATGAGTGCGCTAGGTAAAAAAGAGAAAGGCTGCGAGTATCTTCAAACGGCCTTGTCCTTGGGGTACACACAAGCAAAAGATTGGATTGATGAATTTTGCGCGGAATAA
- the dnaN gene encoding DNA polymerase III subunit beta — MKFIVSSSSLLKHLSAINGVVTTNPVVPILENFLFEILDSKLTVTASDLQTSMTTEIEVEAKEDGNIAVPAKILIETLKNLPEQPVTFSIDKETYSVEISSDNGRYKLAGENATDFPRIPSVTNASTVEMSTDVLSSAIANTIFATSNDELRPAMTGVFINLSSTNTTFVATDGHRLIRYRRVDIASPEASSIIVPRKALNLLKSTLPAENVPVTVEFNSSNAYFKFNNIKMICRLIDERFPDYENVIPADNNNDMVINRQEFLGSLKRIAIYANKTTHQVRLKLTGSELQISAEDLDFSNEANERLSCEHEGEDIEIGFNAKFLVEMLNNISAKEVTLKFSAPNRAGLILPSDLNENEDILMLVMPVMLSNYV; from the coding sequence ATGAAATTTATTGTTTCTTCTTCTTCACTTTTGAAGCATCTCTCTGCAATAAATGGGGTGGTAACAACCAACCCTGTTGTGCCTATATTAGAGAACTTCCTTTTCGAAATATTGGACAGCAAGCTTACAGTTACAGCTTCCGATTTGCAAACATCAATGACTACGGAAATTGAGGTGGAGGCAAAAGAGGACGGTAATATTGCAGTTCCTGCAAAAATTCTAATTGAAACACTTAAAAATCTTCCCGAACAACCTGTAACATTTAGTATTGATAAGGAAACCTACAGTGTTGAAATCAGTTCAGACAATGGACGCTATAAATTGGCAGGTGAAAACGCTACGGATTTTCCAAGAATTCCAAGTGTAACCAATGCTTCTACTGTAGAGATGTCAACAGATGTTTTGAGCAGTGCCATTGCCAATACCATTTTTGCAACTAGCAATGATGAGTTGAGGCCTGCAATGACAGGGGTATTTATTAACCTAAGCAGTACCAATACTACTTTTGTAGCGACTGACGGGCATCGATTGATTCGTTACAGAAGGGTTGATATAGCCTCTCCGGAAGCTTCAAGTATAATAGTGCCAAGGAAAGCCCTTAACTTATTAAAATCTACTCTTCCGGCCGAGAATGTGCCTGTGACGGTTGAGTTTAATAGTAGCAATGCCTACTTTAAATTCAATAATATCAAAATGATTTGTAGGTTAATTGATGAGAGATTCCCTGATTATGAAAATGTAATTCCAGCAGACAATAACAATGACATGGTCATCAATAGGCAAGAATTTTTGGGTTCCTTAAAAAGAATTGCCATTTATGCCAATAAAACGACCCATCAAGTAAGGTTGAAATTAACAGGAAGTGAATTACAAATTTCCGCCGAAGATCTGGACTTTTCTAATGAAGCAAATGAGCGACTGTCTTGTGAGCATGAAGGAGAAGACATAGAAATTGGGTTTAATGCTAAGTTCTTAGTGGAAATGTTGAACAACATTTCAGCCAAGGAAGTGACCTTGAAGTTTAGCGCTCCAAATAGAGCAGGCCTGATTTTACCTTCTGATCTTAATGAAAATGAAGACATTTTGATGCTTGTTATGCCGGTTATGTTGAGCAATTACGTTTAA